A genomic window from Carassius auratus strain Wakin chromosome 19, ASM336829v1, whole genome shotgun sequence includes:
- the LOC113119483 gene encoding cytosolic 5'-nucleotidase 1A-like: MTGGSSPIGYLKAWHTNLYLSADAEKVREALSEGIAAATMFMSEKQIEVSETQLRVAFDGDAVLFSDESERIFKAHGLDKFFEHERENENRLLDHGPLKGFLEVLGKLQKKFYAKGHRLDCPIRTYLVTARSAASSGIRALKTLRAWGLEMDEALFLAGAPKGPMLEKIRPHIYFDDQMFHVEGAAEMGAIAAHVPYGIAQKFPHIKSVNAGK, encoded by the exons ATGACAGGAGGAAGCAGCCCTATTGGGTACCTGAAAGCATGGCATACGAACTTGTATTTGTCTGCTGATGCTGAAAAGGTTCGGGAAGCCCTCTCTGAAG gaattgcagCTGCCACTATGTTTATGTCAGAAAAACAAATCGAGGTGTCTGAGACCCAGCTGAGAGTGGCATTTGACGGCGACGCTGTTCTTTTCTCTGATGAGTCTGAGCGTATCTTTAAAGCCCACGGCCTGGACAAGTTCTTCGAGCATGAGAGGGAAAATGAAAACAGATTGCTAGACCAT GGACCACTGAAGGGTTTCCTGGAAGTGCTCGGGAAGCTTCAGAAGAAATTCTATGCTAAAGGCCACCGTCTGGACTGTCCCATCCGCACCTACCTTGTGACGGCTCGCAGCGCAGCCAGCTCAGGCATCCGTGCCTTAAAGACTCTCCGTGCCTGGGGACTGGAGATGGACGAGGCTCTTTTCCTGGCCGGGGCACCAAAAGGCCCCATGCTGGAGAAAATCCGGCCCCACATCTACTTTGATGACCAGATGTTTCACGTGGAGGGTGCTGCAGAGATGGGTGCCATTGCCGCCCATGTGCCCTATGGGATTGCACAGAAATTTCCTCATATTAAAAGCGTCAATGCAGGAAAATAA